The following are encoded together in the Gemmatimonadaceae bacterium genome:
- the gap gene encoding type I glyceraldehyde-3-phosphate dehydrogenase: MAIRVGINGFGRIGRQVLRAAKLQGVTDLEFVAVNDLTDTRTLAHLFKYDSVHGTYDGTVTASADAITVDGHTVKVLAEKDPAKLPWKALGVDIVLESTGRFTKAADAHKHIDGGARKVVISAPATGEDITLVMGVNHDKYDAAKHHIISNASCTTNCLVPMVKVIRDNFGFVRGSMTTVHSYTNDQNILDLPHKDLRRARAAAVSIIPTTTGAAKATALVIPELKGKIDGIAVRVPTPDVSLTDLVVVTEKPTTVDAVNAAFKAAAAGPLKGILQYTEEELVSVDYVGNPHSCIFDAKTTAVIDGGLVKVCGWYDNEWGYAARCVDLLRLVAQKL; the protein is encoded by the coding sequence ATGGCGATTCGTGTGGGCATCAACGGCTTCGGCCGCATTGGACGCCAGGTGCTGCGGGCGGCGAAGCTGCAGGGCGTGACCGACCTCGAGTTCGTGGCCGTCAACGACCTGACGGATACCCGCACGCTGGCGCACCTGTTCAAGTACGACTCGGTGCACGGCACCTACGACGGCACGGTGACCGCCAGCGCCGACGCGATCACCGTGGACGGCCACACGGTGAAGGTGCTGGCCGAGAAGGATCCCGCCAAGCTGCCGTGGAAGGCGCTGGGTGTGGACATCGTCCTCGAGTCCACCGGCCGGTTCACCAAGGCCGCCGACGCGCACAAGCACATCGACGGCGGCGCCCGCAAGGTGGTGATCTCCGCGCCCGCCACCGGCGAGGACATCACCCTCGTGATGGGGGTGAACCACGACAAGTACGATGCCGCCAAGCACCACATCATCTCCAATGCGTCGTGCACCACCAACTGCCTGGTGCCGATGGTGAAGGTGATTCGCGACAACTTCGGCTTCGTGCGCGGCAGCATGACCACGGTCCACAGCTACACCAACGACCAGAACATCCTCGACCTGCCGCACAAGGATCTGCGCCGCGCCCGCGCGGCCGCGGTCTCCATCATTCCCACCACCACCGGCGCCGCCAAGGCCACGGCGCTGGTGATCCCGGAACTCAAGGGCAAGATCGACGGCATCGCCGTGCGCGTGCCCACGCCCGACGTTTCGCTCACCGACCTCGTGGTCGTCACCGAGAAGCCGACCACGGTGGACGCCGTGAACGCCGCCTTCAAGGCCGCCGCCGCCGGCCCGCTCAAGGGCATCCTGCAGTACACCGAGGAGGAACTGGTGAGCGTGGACTACGTCGGCAATCCCCACTCGTGCATCTTCGACGCCAAGACCACGGCGGTGATCGACGGCGGGCTCGTCAAGGTGTGCGGATGGTACGACAACGAATGGGGCTACGCCGCCCGCTGCGTGGACCTGTTGCGGCTCGTCGCCCAGAAGCTGTGA
- a CDS encoding phosphoglycerate kinase, giving the protein MNKKTVRDLPDAQVQGRRALVRVDFNVPFDDQGRITDDTRIRAALPTIQLLRQRGARVVLLSHLGRPKGKPDAKYSLRAVQARLAELLPGQRVVFVDATLGPDAVAATRDPAADVVLLENTRFFAGEEKNDDAVARKMAELGDFYVNDAFGSAHRAHASTEGVARYLRPGVAGLLMERELQYLGAALADPTRPFIAILGGSKISGKIDVVEALLPKVDALLIGGAMACTFYKALGFETGTSLVEDDRVDMARDLLERAGTRIILPHDATVAPSMREPGKAHAVKRDAIPAGEAMLDIGPDTAKSYARAIATARTILWNGPMGVFETPPFDAGTTAVARAMADATATGATTIVGGGDSAAAVDQAGLSSRMSHVSTGGGAALEFLEGKTLPGVAALDDA; this is encoded by the coding sequence GTGAACAAGAAAACCGTACGCGACCTGCCGGACGCCCAAGTTCAGGGTCGTCGCGCGCTGGTGCGCGTGGACTTCAACGTGCCGTTCGACGATCAGGGGCGCATCACCGACGACACCCGCATCCGCGCCGCGCTCCCCACCATCCAACTGCTGCGCCAGCGCGGCGCCCGCGTGGTGCTGCTGTCGCACCTCGGTCGGCCCAAGGGCAAGCCCGACGCGAAGTACTCGTTGCGGGCCGTGCAGGCGCGCCTCGCCGAGTTGCTGCCCGGGCAGCGGGTCGTGTTCGTGGACGCCACCCTGGGCCCCGACGCCGTGGCCGCGACGCGCGACCCGGCCGCAGACGTCGTGCTGCTCGAGAACACGCGGTTCTTTGCCGGCGAGGAGAAGAACGACGATGCGGTGGCCCGAAAGATGGCCGAACTCGGCGACTTCTACGTGAACGACGCCTTCGGCAGCGCCCACCGCGCGCACGCCTCCACCGAGGGCGTGGCGCGGTACCTCAGGCCGGGCGTGGCCGGCCTGCTCATGGAACGCGAACTGCAGTACCTGGGCGCCGCCCTCGCCGATCCCACGCGGCCGTTCATCGCCATCCTCGGCGGCAGCAAGATCTCGGGCAAGATCGACGTCGTCGAGGCCTTGCTCCCCAAAGTGGACGCGCTGCTCATCGGCGGCGCCATGGCGTGCACGTTCTACAAGGCGCTGGGCTTCGAGACCGGCACGTCGCTGGTGGAGGACGATCGCGTGGACATGGCCCGCGATCTGCTCGAGCGCGCCGGCACGCGCATCATCCTGCCGCACGACGCCACCGTCGCGCCGTCCATGCGCGAACCCGGCAAGGCCCACGCCGTCAAGCGCGACGCCATCCCCGCAGGCGAGGCGATGCTCGACATCGGCCCCGACACCGCGAAGTCGTACGCGCGGGCCATCGCCACCGCCCGGACCATCCTCTGGAACGGCCCGATGGGCGTATTCGAAACACCGCCGTTCGATGCCGGCACCACCGCCGTGGCGCGCGCCATGGCCGACGCCACCGCCACCGGCGCAACCACGATCGTCGGCGGCGGCGATTCCGCGGCCGCCGTCGACCAGGCCGGCTTGTCGTCGCGCATGAGCCACGTGTCCACCGGCGGCGGCGCGGCGCTGGAATTTCTCGAAGGCAAGACGCTCCCCGGCGTCGCCGCGCTCGACGACGCCTGA
- the tpiA gene encoding triose-phosphate isomerase, which yields MQAPIFAANWKLNLGPTEARAFMQTFIAAYPARDDRTVMFFPSALAFAAARAAAGARADLWFGVQNIAAAEKGAFTGENSAPIARDAGATCVLVGHSERRHVFGETDQATADKCALALAHGLTPVLCVGETLDERQAGHTDSVVLRQLRVGVSKLAAAQLDQLVLAYEPVWAIGTGRNATPDDAAAVHTVLRSEVAKLGARMRVPILYGGSVSPANAASLLGADGVDGLLVGGASLNPESWQAVVNAG from the coding sequence ATGCAAGCGCCGATCTTCGCCGCCAACTGGAAACTCAACCTCGGGCCCACCGAGGCGCGCGCCTTCATGCAGACGTTCATCGCCGCGTACCCGGCGCGCGACGATCGCACCGTGATGTTCTTTCCTTCGGCGCTCGCCTTCGCCGCTGCGCGCGCCGCGGCCGGCGCGCGAGCCGACCTCTGGTTCGGCGTGCAGAACATCGCCGCGGCGGAGAAGGGCGCGTTCACCGGCGAGAACTCGGCGCCGATCGCACGCGACGCCGGCGCCACGTGCGTGCTCGTGGGCCACTCCGAGCGGCGCCACGTGTTCGGCGAGACCGACCAGGCCACGGCGGACAAGTGCGCGCTGGCCCTGGCGCACGGATTGACGCCCGTGCTGTGCGTGGGCGAAACGCTCGACGAGCGCCAGGCCGGGCACACCGACTCCGTCGTGCTGCGGCAGCTGCGCGTGGGCGTGAGCAAGCTGGCAGCCGCGCAACTCGACCAGTTGGTGCTCGCCTACGAGCCCGTATGGGCCATCGGGACCGGACGCAACGCCACGCCGGACGACGCCGCCGCGGTCCACACGGTGCTGCGCTCGGAGGTGGCAAAGCTGGGCGCCCGGATGCGCGTGCCGATCCTGTACGGCGGCAGCGTGAGCCCCGCCAACGCCGCGAGCCTCCTGGGCGCCGACGGTGTGGACGGATTGCTTGTCGGTGGCGCCAGTCTCAACCCGGAGTCCTGGCAAGCGGTGGTGAACGCCGGGTGA